A DNA window from Palaemon carinicauda isolate YSFRI2023 chromosome 39, ASM3689809v2, whole genome shotgun sequence contains the following coding sequences:
- the LOC137630812 gene encoding uncharacterized protein: protein MKFVLPLVLSLAVACLAQPPCIPSKPKNLRIGYIDANNIGIEFEDPDDFDRCPIAAYHQEIEEVQQASKISLADPQTPSDQSHHHAFTFLTPNTLYKISVTSLTEWDIASHPATIEAETLWH from the exons ATGAAGTTCGTCTTGCCATTGGTCCTGAGTCTTGCTGTCGCCTGCTTGGCTCAGCCTCCTTGCA TCCCCAGCAAACCGAAAAATCTCCGCATCGGCTACATTGATGCCAACAACATCGGCATAGAATTCGAGGACCCTGATGATTTTGACAGATGTCCCATCGCAGCCTACCACCAGGAAATCGAGGAGGTGCAGCAAGCCAGCAAGATATCGCTGGCCGACCCTCAGACCCCATCAGACCAATCGCACCACCATGCTTTCACATTCCTTACTCCCAATACCCTTTACAAGATAAGCGTCACTTCATTGACCGAGTGGGATATTGCCTCCCACCCAGCCACTATTGAGGCTGAAACTCTGTGGCACTAA